Within Xanthomonas oryzae pv. oryzae, the genomic segment ATCGCCGGCTGTCGGGCGATAACCGCCTTGCCTGCACGTCTTGTCATCGCCTGTCCAGCAACGGTGCCGCTGCCGATGCGACGACCCGGACGCCCGGGCGCGCGCCGCCGGCGTTCAATACACCGACCATTTTCAATGCGACAGCGAACTTTCGCCTGGGCTGGCGCGGCAACTTCCGCAGTCTGGAAGTGCACACGGCTTCACTGCTCGAAAAGCCAAGCGTCATGCAGGCCGATATCGCGACGGTGGTCGGACGACTGCGACAAGACACGGTGCTCAATCAGCGCTTTCGCGCGGCCTATGGCAGGCCACCGGATCGCGCCGCGCTGTTCGATGCCATCGCCAGCTACGAACGCTCGCTGGTCACGCCGGGCAGTCGCTTCGACCTCTGGCTGCAAGGCAGCGACACGGCATTGAACGCACAAGAGTTACGCGGCTATCGCACCTTCAAGTCGATCGGCTGCATTTCCTGCCACCAAGGCGTCAACGTGGGCGGCAATCTGTTCCAGCGCAGCGGCATCTTCGCTCCCGTCACACGGGATGGCACCCCGATCCTGCGGGTTCCCAGCCTGCGTAACGTTGCCACGACCGCCCCGTACTTCCACGACGGCAGCGCCAGCACCCTGCCCCAGGCGATCAAGGCGATGGGCACCGCTCAACTTGGCGTCGCACTGAGCCCTGCGGATGTCTCCGATATCGCTGCTTTTCTGAACACATTGACCGGCAAGCACCAGGGTCGGCAGCTGACGGCGCCCCACCCATGAGGTGGGCGACGATCCTCAGCGCCGTGCTGCTGGCGGGGCTGATTTTCTTCAGTCTGTGCATGGCGGCGCTGGATCGCGACACGCAGCGTTACGGTCACGCGCTGGACGCACTCGACGCGCTGGACATGGCCGATACCAATCTCGACAACGACGTGCTGAAGGCGCGCATTGGCCTGCTGCGCGACTACGACTCGCTGGTGACCGGCGATGCCCACGCACGCGACACCTTGCAGCACCTGCGCCGGCTGGCCGACCACGACCCTGCGTTGTGCCAGGCCATCGCCGCGCTGGACGCCGACTACACGGAGAAATCGCTGCAGCGGGAGTTATTCAAATCGCAGAATTCGCTGCTGTCCAACTCGCTGGCCTACTTCTGGAGCGAGAGCAGCGCGCAGATCCGCCAAGGCGACGATCCCGCTGCGGCACGCGCAGCGAGCATGCTGGCAAGCGCCGTGCAACGCCTGAGTCTGGACACGACCGGCGAGGCGGTCGCACTGGCACGCCGGCGCCTGGACGAAGCGGCACAACGCACGACCAGCACGCCGCTGCTGCCGCATGGACGCATGCTGCTGAAGCTGTTGCCGGAGACCGATACCACCATCCGCCGCATGCGCCCGATCGCTTCGCTGGCCTCGTATGCACAGCTCAAGACGTATCTGCAAAAACAGCATGCCTGCCAGCAGGCCACCGCGCGCCAGGTCCGCTTCCTGTTGCTGGGATTGGCCGTCGTCATGTTGGGCGCCTTGCTGTACCTGGCCACGTTGCTGCGGCAGCGCGCGCGGGTATTGCGTCGACGCGCGGAGTTCGACCGCTTGATGGTTGCGGTGTCGCGCCGTCTTGTGGCCAACGATCGCCACCAGCTGGACGCTGGTATCGAGGCCGGGCTGATGCGGTTGGCGAAGTGGGCGAAGCTGCCGAGTGCCCGCCTCGGCGTGGTATCCGTCGGCGCTGACGCGCGAATCTGGCCCGATCCGCAGGACGAGGCCTTCCGCACCATGCTTGCCGCAGTGGCCGCCACCGGACCGGTCGCCGCCAGCGACGTACTGGTCGTCCACGCCAATGGCACCGTCGAGGTGTTGGGCAAGCCCGAACGCGTGCGCGGCGCGCAGTGGCTCTGCCTGCGGCAACACTCCGAAGCGGCGACGGTTGCACTGCTGTGCCTGCGGCTGCCGCCACTTTCCGCGCGCCGCGATCGTGGCCTGGCGGCACTGGCCGAACTTCTGCCGCAGTTGCACATCGCGCTCGACACCTTGTTCGATGCACTGGAGCGACGGCGACTCGAAGACGAAGCCCGGGCGCTGGAACATCGCCTGGAACTGGCCCGGCGGATGGAAACGTTGGGGACAATGGCCAGCGGCATTTCGCACAACTTCAACAACATCGTCGGCGCGATTCGTGGCAATGCCGAGATCGCCCTGTCCAAACTGGATCCGCACTCGCCGGCATCGGAGCACCTGCTCGAGATCAGCCACACCACGGCGCACGCTTACGATCTGATCGAATCCATCCTCAGTTTCGGGCGGGTGCAGAATTACAACGTACAGCCGGTTGAGTTGAACGCCTTGCTGCAAGGCGCAGTTTCGCTGCTGTCGGTGTCGCTGCCATCGACCGTCACGATCGCCCTGCAGCAGGAGCAGGAGCCACTGCACGCGCTGGGCAATCCAGCGCAACTGCAGCAGGTCATCCTCAATCTGGCCAGCAACGCGGCGCAGGCGATGGACATGCGCGGGACGGTCACGATTCAACTGTCGGCCGCCAAGGGCAGCGCAGCCGACGGCACGCCCCGTCGCATCGCGCAGCTGCGTGTCAGCGACCACGGCATCGGCATTCCTCCAGACCAACTGGATCGCATCTTCGATCTCTTCTTCACCACCCGCAATCGCGGCACCGGGCTGGGATTGGCAACGGTTCGCAAGATCATCGACAACCACGAAGGGCGGATCGACGTGGACAGCACGCTGTGTGTCGGCACGACCTTCGTGGTCGAGCTGCCACTGCGGACAGGCATTGCAGCAGCCCCCCAGGCCGCGCCCTTGCCGAAGACGCGATCGCGGCATGCGAGCTTGCTGCTGCTGTGCGACGACGCGGCCGAGCTCGACCGCCTGGAAGAAATGCTGGCCGCATTGGGACACGAACCGGTCGGCTCATTGGAGCTGCCGGCAGCCGTCGCGATGGCAACGTCCGACCCGATGCGCTTCGATGGCGTGCTGCTCAAGCGCGATCGTGCCGGCGATGCCGAACACGCGATCGACGCGCTGCATGCCGCTGCGCCGAAGCTGCCATTGATCCTCGCCACCCGTGCGATGAGCCTGGCGACACGCAAGGGTCTGGGCGGCGCCATCACCGAGATCATTGCGCAGCCGTTCGATCTGAGCGCGCTGGCGCTTGCGCTGGAACGTGCGCTGGGTCGCACGATGGACATGACAACGCAGGATGAGGGCACGCCTGCTCTGTGACAAATGAAACACAGTCGCCGCAGATCGACACCGGAACGTAGCGCGGGCTGCCTAGCCTAGTGGATGCCCAGGCGCAGTAAGCCGCCTGCATTCCACGACGAGCGATCCACGACATGAATATCCGACCAAGCGACTTACCTCTTCTGGTGTCCCTCGACGCATTGCTTGAGCTGAAGAACGTCACCCATGCCGCGCAGCGATTGCATATGAGCCAGCCGGCACTGTCCTCGCAACTCGCACGACTCCGCGTGCTGTTCAAGGATCCGTTGTTGATGCCATCGGACACCGGCCGCGGCATGGTGGCCACGCCACGCGCGGATCAACTGGCTTCGCCGCTGCGCGAAGCGATCGGCAAACTGAGCCTGCTCGGCAAGGACAGCGCGTTCGATCCAGCGACGTCGTCGGCGAGCTTCCGGATCGCAGCCGCTGCCGATGCGATCGGCACCTTGGGTGCGGGATTGGCAGGGTTGATCCAGGCCCAGGGCAATCGAAAGATGCGTTTGGAGTTCGTGCATGTGAGTTCCGACACGCGCCTGGACGCGTTCGAAAACGGCGAGCTGGATCTGCTGATCGATCACGCGCAAGCGGTTCCCGACGCGCTGCGCTTGCGCCGTTTACGCGACGAACGCTACGTGCTGGTGCAGCGCCGTGGCCATCCGCGCGGTACCGCGGCGCTGAGCGCAGCGAGCTACAGCCGTCTGGCGCATGTGCAGGTCGCGCACGCACAGGCCTGCAACCTCGCCATCGATGCGCAACTGCGGCATCTGGGGCACACCCGGCAGATCGCGGTGACCGTCTCGCAGTGCGCCACCGCGCGCGACATCGTACTGGGCACCGACATGGTCGCCACCATGCCGGCAACGCTTGCGGCAGAGCGCGGGCATGCACCGCTGGACTGCTTCGAACTGCCTTTCCCGCTGCCGGACATGGCGCTGGCGATGGCCTGGCATCGACGCAACGATGCCCATGCCGCACATCGCTGGTTGCGCGAGCGTGTGCTGGACCTGCTTGTTCCGGCAGCGCCGGCCGCAGCGGTGCCGGCCGCGGCGCGACGCACCGCCGGCCGTGCCGATCTCGTGCTATCCGTTTCGTGAGCCGCGCCATGCAGATCGACAACGCACCGTTGCTGCGACCGGTCGACGAACAGGTGCCATCCGGTCCGAACCTGGAATACACCCCGGAGTTCCAGAGCCTGGAGGAACTTGCACGACCGCGTCAGGAGCGCGCCTTGGGCGCTGGCGTGCTTGTGCCCGACGCGCCGCAATGGCGCCAGGTCGCCGAGAGCGCCGAACACTTGCTAGGGCGCTCCAAGGACTTGCGGCTGGGCATCTTGCTGAGCATCGCCCGCTTGCACCAGGACGGTCTGGTGGGCTGGTCCAGCGGCGTCGGCCTGCTCCGACAACTGCTGGAGCAGTTCTGGGGCGACGTCCATCCTCATCTGGATGCCGATGAAGACAACGACCCGACCGAACGCGTCAACGCCATCGCTGCGTTGGCCGACAGCGAGCGCACGCTGACACAGCTGCGCAACGTGCGCCTATTCAAGGGACTGCATCCAGGACATTTCTCGCTGCGCGATCTGCGCATCGTGCAAGGCACGCTCAAGCTCGCTGCGGAGGACGCGAGCGAGATACCAGAGCCTGCCGCCATCGATGCCTGCCTGCGCGACTGCCCGCTGGAGGCGTTGCTTGATCTGGACGCGGCCCTGGCCGCTGCGCAGGACGACATTGCCGCAATTGCCGGCGTGTTCGCCGAGCGCACTCCGGGGCACGGTCCGGAGCTGGCACCGCTCACGCAGGATCTGGACGAGTTGCGTGCGTTCCTGCGGCCCTATGTGTCCGAACGTTCCGGATCCCCGGCCGAGCCGACCGAACATGCAGCACCGGGCGCCGACACTGTCAGGACATCGACGCCACGCGCGCACGCCGTGGAGCATCCGGACGAGGTTCGCCGCATGCTCGACCAGCTCTGCGATTACTACGCGCGGCGCGAGCCCTCCAGCCCGGTGCCGTTACTGTTGCGGCGCGCACAACGCCTGGTCGGCCTGGATTTCACCGCACTGATACGCGATCTCGCGCCGCGCGCGATTGAAGAGCTGCAAGTGGTGTCGGGCCAGGACCATTCCGACTAGAGCAGCCAACACAACGACTGCGTCGTCGCCGGTTGGGTGCGGCCGGTGCCCAGAATCGGCAGGTAGCACGCGTGCACTCCGGTTCCTGTGCGCCGTCCACGTCCACTTGACGGTGACTGGCTAAGGTTTGTTCGCCGCGCCTGGGCTCCGTTGCCGGCCTGCCCGGCCGGCATCACAGCGCTGCGATGCCGTGCCAGT encodes:
- a CDS encoding two-component system VirA-like sensor kinase encodes the protein MRWATILSAVLLAGLIFFSLCMAALDRDTQRYGHALDALDALDMADTNLDNDVLKARIGLLRDYDSLVTGDAHARDTLQHLRRLADHDPALCQAIAALDADYTEKSLQRELFKSQNSLLSNSLAYFWSESSAQIRQGDDPAAARAASMLASAVQRLSLDTTGEAVALARRRLDEAAQRTTSTPLLPHGRMLLKLLPETDTTIRRMRPIASLASYAQLKTYLQKQHACQQATARQVRFLLLGLAVVMLGALLYLATLLRQRARVLRRRAEFDRLMVAVSRRLVANDRHQLDAGIEAGLMRLAKWAKLPSARLGVVSVGADARIWPDPQDEAFRTMLAAVAATGPVAASDVLVVHANGTVEVLGKPERVRGAQWLCLRQHSEAATVALLCLRLPPLSARRDRGLAALAELLPQLHIALDTLFDALERRRLEDEARALEHRLELARRMETLGTMASGISHNFNNIVGAIRGNAEIALSKLDPHSPASEHLLEISHTTAHAYDLIESILSFGRVQNYNVQPVELNALLQGAVSLLSVSLPSTVTIALQQEQEPLHALGNPAQLQQVILNLASNAAQAMDMRGTVTIQLSAAKGSAADGTPRRIAQLRVSDHGIGIPPDQLDRIFDLFFTTRNRGTGLGLATVRKIIDNHEGRIDVDSTLCVGTTFVVELPLRTGIAAAPQAAPLPKTRSRHASLLLLCDDAAELDRLEEMLAALGHEPVGSLELPAAVAMATSDPMRFDGVLLKRDRAGDAEHAIDALHAAAPKLPLILATRAMSLATRKGLGGAITEIIAQPFDLSALALALERALGRTMDMTTQDEGTPAL
- a CDS encoding cytochrome-c peroxidase, yielding MTQPPSPARPDHRTQRWTPVAIMKVAFASTAFLAMPSMQAAGVAAPSVRPNEPIHVIQPATGLDSRKVALGALLFNDRRLSGDNRLACTSCHRLSSNGAAADATTRTPGRAPPAFNTPTIFNATANFRLGWRGNFRSLEVHTASLLEKPSVMQADIATVVGRLRQDTVLNQRFRAAYGRPPDRAALFDAIASYERSLVTPGSRFDLWLQGSDTALNAQELRGYRTFKSIGCISCHQGVNVGGNLFQRSGIFAPVTRDGTPILRVPSLRNVATTAPYFHDGSASTLPQAIKAMGTAQLGVALSPADVSDIAAFLNTLTGKHQGRQLTAPHP
- the tssA gene encoding type VI secretion system protein TssA, whose translation is MQIDNAPLLRPVDEQVPSGPNLEYTPEFQSLEELARPRQERALGAGVLVPDAPQWRQVAESAEHLLGRSKDLRLGILLSIARLHQDGLVGWSSGVGLLRQLLEQFWGDVHPHLDADEDNDPTERVNAIAALADSERTLTQLRNVRLFKGLHPGHFSLRDLRIVQGTLKLAAEDASEIPEPAAIDACLRDCPLEALLDLDAALAAAQDDIAAIAGVFAERTPGHGPELAPLTQDLDELRAFLRPYVSERSGSPAEPTEHAAPGADTVRTSTPRAHAVEHPDEVRRMLDQLCDYYARREPSSPVPLLLRRAQRLVGLDFTALIRDLAPRAIEELQVVSGQDHSD
- a CDS encoding LysR family transcriptional regulator, producing the protein MNIRPSDLPLLVSLDALLELKNVTHAAQRLHMSQPALSSQLARLRVLFKDPLLMPSDTGRGMVATPRADQLASPLREAIGKLSLLGKDSAFDPATSSASFRIAAAADAIGTLGAGLAGLIQAQGNRKMRLEFVHVSSDTRLDAFENGELDLLIDHAQAVPDALRLRRLRDERYVLVQRRGHPRGTAALSAASYSRLAHVQVAHAQACNLAIDAQLRHLGHTRQIAVTVSQCATARDIVLGTDMVATMPATLAAERGHAPLDCFELPFPLPDMALAMAWHRRNDAHAAHRWLRERVLDLLVPAAPAAAVPAAARRTAGRADLVLSVS